A genomic segment from Bacteroidia bacterium encodes:
- the hisF gene encoding imidazole glycerol phosphate synthase subunit HisF: MLTKRIIPCLDVKDGKTVKGVSFENLREAGDAVELGARYVKEGADELIFLDITATNEKRRTLTELVSRVAEVVNIPFTVGGGVTSVDDVHALLACGADKISVNSAAVRRPELLTELASRFGSQCVVLAVDAKKEENDWYVYLNGGRMRTDLRVRDWVREVCNRGAGEILLTSMDADGTRKGFDLALTSMVSHSVPVPVIASGGAGTIRDFENVFREGCADAALAASIFHFREVEIAELKKYLTDVNIPVRPV; the protein is encoded by the coding sequence ATGTTAACGAAAAGAATCATACCCTGCCTGGATGTCAAAGACGGTAAAACCGTCAAAGGTGTCAGCTTTGAGAATTTACGGGAAGCGGGAGACGCTGTGGAGTTGGGAGCCCGTTATGTGAAGGAAGGTGCCGATGAACTGATATTTCTGGATATCACAGCAACAAACGAAAAGAGAAGAACACTGACGGAACTGGTCTCGCGGGTGGCGGAGGTGGTTAATATTCCTTTTACAGTGGGTGGGGGTGTAACATCGGTTGATGACGTTCACGCGCTGCTGGCTTGTGGTGCCGATAAAATATCTGTGAACAGCGCTGCCGTGCGCCGCCCTGAGCTCCTGACGGAGCTGGCTTCCCGGTTCGGATCTCAATGTGTTGTTCTGGCAGTGGATGCAAAAAAGGAGGAGAATGACTGGTATGTTTATCTGAACGGAGGACGCATGCGTACGGATCTCCGTGTAAGAGATTGGGTGAGGGAAGTCTGCAACCGGGGTGCGGGAGAAATACTTCTTACGTCAATGGATGCAGACGGAACCAGAAAAGGTTTTGACCTGGCGTTAACCTCTATGGTTTCCCATTCCGTTCCTGTTCCGGTTATTGCGTCCGGGGGGGCTGGTACGATCAGGGATTTTGAAAATGTTTTCAGGGAAGGTTGTGCAGATGCTGCGCTTGCGGCCAGTATTTTTCATTTCAGGGAAGTAGAGATTGCTGAACTCAAGAAATATTTAACAGACGTGAACATCCCGGTTCGTCCGGTTTAA
- a CDS encoding PKD domain-containing protein, giving the protein MKHFFTLMFLTAGLFVAAQDARQNPVSVPAGQVTSKNASTLAKFNPAHVPTAATCDTLNWPIAPSWLPPVNYYTGNFADGWINGPNLYADKEKAQLFNASTSTFTKLHGFFLQFGRAWSANPSKIVTFRVYDGTGSVVGAQIATATRTMGQIMYDVQNNYYTEVEFQTAVNLPASKMFFISVDLTGLTWSSLPKDTLSIVSNSTPNTSPSMVWEKQSDNSWYRYNTPNSWALDISLFIFPYITSQQTLVGFTPNPIPNTCTGSYVNYDAAPSLPYSQLLWNFQGGTPTSATTQTASIQYNTAGTYTTKLYVLGGGCPTLDSMQASILVQQTPTITINPPTTTICINTTTQLTAGGGNSYAWAPASSLSATTGLSVNASPTITTTYTVTGTSSNGCTATGTSLVNVTPLPVASVTTTTTTICDGGSVTFNASGSMNVTTYAWTFTGGSPSSSTQQVPTITYPTPGTYTATLSASNSCGTDNSFSVVINVQNCTNVEEMLSEEAGIHYDVNTGNILLNNGTNGFEGRITLLFMNASGQVVFNGVFDITPGAQITIPASHLANGVYFTEIRAESTSVFKKFVK; this is encoded by the coding sequence ATGAAACATTTCTTTACACTTATGTTCTTGACCGCCGGACTGTTTGTTGCAGCTCAGGATGCACGACAAAATCCGGTATCCGTTCCTGCAGGCCAGGTGACCAGCAAAAACGCTTCCACGCTGGCGAAATTCAATCCGGCACACGTTCCCACCGCAGCTACCTGCGATACCCTGAACTGGCCGATTGCCCCCAGCTGGCTCCCGCCGGTGAATTATTATACCGGCAACTTTGCGGATGGGTGGATCAACGGACCCAACCTGTATGCCGATAAAGAAAAGGCGCAACTGTTCAATGCTTCCACCAGCACGTTTACCAAACTGCACGGGTTCTTCCTTCAGTTCGGAAGAGCATGGTCAGCCAACCCTTCCAAAATTGTTACTTTCCGCGTTTACGACGGAACAGGAAGTGTGGTAGGTGCTCAGATAGCTACAGCTACACGCACAATGGGTCAAATCATGTATGATGTACAGAACAACTACTACACGGAGGTGGAATTTCAGACCGCTGTGAATCTTCCCGCATCAAAAATGTTTTTTATCAGTGTAGATCTGACAGGACTCACCTGGTCTTCACTTCCCAAGGACACTCTTTCCATTGTAAGTAACAGCACGCCCAATACCTCACCTTCCATGGTGTGGGAAAAGCAGAGCGACAATTCCTGGTACAGGTATAACACACCGAATAGCTGGGCACTGGACATTTCACTCTTTATATTCCCATACATTACCAGTCAGCAAACCCTGGTGGGCTTCACTCCCAATCCCATTCCAAACACCTGCACGGGGTCGTATGTGAACTATGATGCTGCACCTTCCCTGCCCTATTCCCAGCTTCTATGGAACTTTCAGGGCGGAACTCCAACCAGCGCCACCACACAAACCGCCAGTATTCAGTACAATACGGCAGGAACTTATACCACAAAATTGTATGTACTTGGAGGCGGATGTCCTACACTGGATTCCATGCAGGCCAGTATTCTGGTACAACAAACCCCAACCATCACCATTAATCCTCCAACTACTACGATTTGTATTAACACCACCACCCAACTTACAGCAGGAGGAGGAAACAGTTATGCCTGGGCTCCTGCCAGTTCACTCAGCGCCACAACCGGGCTTTCGGTAAATGCCAGCCCGACTATTACCACTACTTATACAGTAACAGGAACCAGTTCGAACGGATGCACGGCAACAGGAACCTCTCTGGTGAATGTAACACCCCTGCCCGTGGCTTCTGTTACCACAACCACAACAACAATCTGCGACGGAGGGTCGGTTACTTTCAATGCCAGCGGCAGTATGAACGTAACTACTTACGCCTGGACATTCACCGGCGGAAGTCCTTCGAGCTCAACGCAGCAGGTACCTACTATCACCTACCCCACGCCCGGAACATATACTGCTACACTAAGTGCTTCAAATTCCTGCGGAACAGATAATTCATTTTCTGTGGTCATTAACGTTCAGAACTGTACCAACGTGGAGGAGATGCTTTCGGAAGAGGCCGGCATTCACTATGATGTAAATACCGGTAACATTCTTCTGAATAACGGAACGAACGGATTTGAAGGAAGGATCACTTTGCTTTTCATGAATGCTTCCGGACAAGTTGTTTTCAATGGAGTATTCGACATCACTCCCGGAGCTCAAATCACCATTCCGGCCTCTCACCTGGCGAATGGAGTTTACTTTACCGAGATTCGTGCAGAAAGCACTTCTGTGTTCAAGAAGTTTGTGAAATAA
- the hisC gene encoding histidinol-phosphate transaminase: MNIDLLVRENIRQLRPYSSARDEFNGEASVFLDANENCLGDPEEKGMNRYPDPFQRKLKNALAKRLNVSPSQLFLGNGSDEAIDLLFRIFCDPGTDKVLLFPPTYGMYAVAASINGVEIVNLPLGPDFTFPEKDFSRMKDQRQLKLVFICSPNNPSGNCFPAEQILRVLDTFPGIVVVDEAYVHFSGQPSLTGLIEKYPNLVVLQTFSKAMGMAGIRLGIAVASRQVIRYFNAVKPPYNISTLTQKAALNALANETWTDNAVRIIITNRKLLAAALEQCKLVEKVYPSDANFLLVKVRDPKKIYASLLRAGVVVRDRSDVPLCEGCLRITIGTMEQNTILLNLLNTLTLTT, translated from the coding sequence ATGAATATAGACCTGCTGGTTCGGGAAAACATAAGGCAACTCAGGCCGTATTCTTCCGCAAGGGATGAGTTTAACGGTGAGGCTTCGGTTTTCCTGGATGCCAATGAAAACTGCCTCGGTGACCCTGAAGAAAAAGGGATGAACCGTTATCCCGACCCGTTTCAGCGGAAACTTAAAAACGCGCTCGCAAAACGGCTGAACGTTAGCCCTTCTCAGCTCTTCCTGGGAAATGGGTCAGATGAAGCCATTGATCTTCTTTTTCGCATTTTCTGTGATCCGGGTACGGATAAAGTGCTGCTTTTTCCGCCAACGTATGGGATGTATGCCGTAGCAGCTTCCATTAATGGTGTGGAAATTGTAAATCTGCCCTTGGGTCCTGATTTTACGTTTCCGGAAAAAGACTTTTCCCGTATGAAGGATCAGAGGCAATTGAAACTCGTATTCATTTGTTCTCCGAATAATCCCAGCGGAAACTGTTTTCCGGCTGAACAGATTCTGCGTGTGCTTGACACTTTTCCGGGTATAGTGGTGGTGGATGAGGCATATGTTCACTTTTCCGGCCAGCCGTCGCTGACCGGACTCATTGAGAAGTACCCTAATTTGGTTGTACTGCAAACATTCTCTAAAGCGATGGGTATGGCCGGAATTCGCTTAGGTATTGCTGTTGCCAGCAGGCAGGTGATCAGGTATTTCAACGCAGTTAAACCTCCCTACAACATCAGTACCCTTACCCAGAAAGCGGCACTGAATGCACTTGCAAATGAAACATGGACGGACAATGCGGTCAGGATCATCATCACCAACAGGAAATTACTGGCGGCAGCTCTTGAACAATGCAAGCTCGTGGAAAAAGTTTACCCCTCGGATGCGAACTTTCTACTGGTGAAGGTGAGGGATCCAAAAAAAATATACGCTTCGCTTCTCCGGGCTGGTGTGGTGGTGCGTGACAGGTCGGATGTGCCATTATGTGAGGGATGCCTCAGAATAACAATAGGAACGATGGAGCAAAACACCATCCTGCTGAACTTACTCAACACATTAACGCTTACAACATAA
- the hisH gene encoding imidazole glycerol phosphate synthase subunit HisH: MKTVIIKYNAGNVQSVQFALKRLGAEAVLSDDPDVIRGADKVIFPGVGEASGAMQYLRTRGLDKVIVSLRQPVLGICLGMQLMGTFSEEGHTACLGIIPARVIKFSGDLKVPQVGWNRAQKVPGKSPLFSGVPDMAYYYFVHGYYMELCGHTDATTMYGINYSSAVHSTNFFAVQFHPERSGRAGELILKNFLAL; encoded by the coding sequence ATGAAGACGGTGATTATTAAATACAATGCCGGAAATGTACAGTCTGTACAGTTCGCATTAAAGCGATTGGGCGCTGAAGCAGTTCTTTCGGATGACCCGGACGTGATCCGTGGTGCGGATAAAGTAATTTTTCCGGGGGTAGGTGAAGCGTCAGGTGCGATGCAGTATCTCAGGACCCGGGGACTGGACAAAGTGATTGTTTCTCTACGGCAACCGGTGCTGGGAATTTGTCTGGGTATGCAACTGATGGGAACATTTTCGGAAGAGGGCCATACGGCCTGTCTGGGTATTATTCCGGCCCGGGTGATTAAATTTTCGGGTGATCTGAAGGTGCCGCAGGTCGGTTGGAATAGAGCACAAAAAGTTCCCGGAAAAAGTCCGCTGTTCTCCGGCGTTCCGGATATGGCATATTATTATTTCGTGCACGGATATTATATGGAATTGTGCGGCCACACCGATGCAACCACAATGTATGGTATAAACTATTCCTCTGCAGTACACAGTACTAATTTTTTTGCAGTTCAGTTCCACCCGGAGCGGTCGGGGCGGGCCGGAGAACTGATCCTGAAAAATTTTCTCGCGCTATGA
- the hisD gene encoding histidinol dehydrogenase produces the protein MLRTFEWNSMSREEKRASLLRPSLGAEPVRESVNEILRRVRAEGDKALRELTLELDGYFPHELEIRVPGAGTVKLDPDLKKAIDLAAKNISRFHKSQCEKEKAVMIMPGVKAWRKSVPVTRVGLYIPGGTAPLFSTVLMLGIPARLAGCREVVIFTPPGKDGSIHPAILYAAAKAGVRKIVRCGGAQAVAAMAYGTETIRPCDKIFGPGNRYVTLAKQRVLSEGIAVDMPAGPSEVAVLADTSANASFVAADLLSQAEHGPDSQVILVTDNRRFAEQVNRELEAQLKNLPRASTARRSLAESRAILVRSMREGMNWINDYAPEHLILACRKAKMYASGVCNAGSVFIGNYSCESLGDYATGPNHTLPTNGYARAWSGVSVDSFVKKITFQEVSQAGLVRLGPSVITMARAEGLEAHAEAVRIRLKGSKKEMK, from the coding sequence ATGCTAAGAACATTCGAGTGGAATAGTATGAGCAGGGAGGAAAAGCGCGCTTCGCTTTTACGACCTTCTTTGGGCGCGGAACCGGTGCGTGAAAGCGTTAACGAAATTCTGCGCCGGGTGAGAGCGGAGGGTGATAAGGCGTTGCGTGAGCTCACGTTGGAACTGGACGGATATTTTCCCCATGAGCTGGAAATACGGGTACCGGGAGCGGGTACAGTGAAACTTGATCCGGATTTGAAAAAAGCGATCGATCTTGCAGCAAAAAATATTAGCCGTTTTCACAAGTCGCAGTGTGAAAAGGAAAAAGCGGTAATGATTATGCCCGGCGTAAAAGCATGGAGGAAATCGGTTCCTGTAACAAGAGTCGGTTTATACATTCCCGGGGGAACTGCTCCTTTGTTCTCAACGGTACTCATGCTGGGAATTCCTGCACGGCTTGCGGGTTGCCGGGAGGTGGTGATATTCACTCCTCCGGGTAAAGATGGAAGTATACACCCGGCCATTCTGTACGCTGCGGCGAAGGCTGGTGTAAGAAAAATTGTCCGCTGCGGTGGCGCTCAGGCAGTGGCGGCTATGGCCTATGGAACCGAGACCATTCGCCCCTGCGACAAAATATTCGGGCCGGGGAACCGCTATGTAACGCTTGCAAAGCAGAGGGTGCTCTCGGAAGGGATAGCTGTTGATATGCCCGCTGGTCCTTCGGAAGTGGCAGTGTTGGCAGATACTTCCGCGAATGCTTCTTTTGTAGCAGCAGATCTTTTGTCACAGGCCGAACATGGTCCTGATTCACAGGTAATATTGGTTACGGATAATCGTCGTTTTGCCGAACAGGTTAACAGGGAACTGGAAGCTCAGTTGAAGAATTTACCGAGAGCATCCACTGCGCGTCGCTCACTAGCCGAAAGCAGGGCCATCCTGGTCCGGAGTATGCGGGAGGGAATGAACTGGATAAATGATTATGCTCCGGAGCACCTGATACTGGCATGCAGGAAAGCAAAGATGTATGCTTCCGGAGTTTGTAATGCCGGCTCTGTATTTATTGGAAATTATTCCTGTGAAAGTCTTGGCGATTATGCAACGGGTCCGAATCATACTCTTCCCACGAACGGATACGCCCGGGCATGGTCAGGGGTGTCGGTAGACAGTTTTGTGAAGAAGATTACTTTTCAGGAAGTGAGTCAGGCCGGCCTCGTTCGCCTGGGTCCTTCCGTTATCACTATGGCACGGGCGGAAGGACTTGAAGCGCATGCGGAGGCCGTACGAATCCGGCTAAAAGGAAGCAAAAAGGAAATGAAATGA
- the hisB gene encoding bifunctional histidinol-phosphatase/imidazoleglycerol-phosphate dehydratase HisB yields MKKILFIDRDGTLIWEPPDNFQIDSLDKLEFIPGVFTWLGKICRELDFELVMVTNQDGLGTAAYPQEAFDLVQGKMMRALEREGIRFSEVCVDKSFEKENLPTRKPNTGMLKKYLSGDYDLASSVVIGDRITDVKLAVNLGSRAVLIRNYDDPSGWESKIDLVAGNWQEIYHYLVRVCRTVVHERNTNETKIRVALNLSGSGISAIDTGLNFFDHMLDQLARHGGLDLSITAKGDLHIDEHHTIEDTGIALGEAFAQALGNKRGIERYGFYLPMDDCLSSVAIDFGGRAWIEWSAEFKREKVGDMPAEMFYHFFKSFSDAARCNLNIKAEGDNEHHKIESIFKAFAKAIKMAVTRDTRGILPTTKGMI; encoded by the coding sequence ATGAAAAAGATTTTATTTATTGACCGCGATGGAACACTGATATGGGAACCTCCGGATAACTTTCAGATTGACAGCCTGGATAAGCTGGAATTTATTCCGGGAGTTTTCACCTGGCTGGGAAAGATATGCCGCGAACTCGATTTCGAACTGGTCATGGTGACCAATCAGGATGGCCTCGGAACCGCCGCTTATCCGCAGGAAGCGTTTGACCTTGTGCAGGGGAAAATGATGAGAGCACTGGAAAGAGAGGGTATCCGTTTTTCTGAAGTTTGTGTGGACAAATCCTTTGAGAAGGAGAATCTTCCCACCCGGAAACCCAACACCGGAATGCTGAAAAAATATTTATCCGGCGATTATGATCTTGCATCTTCTGTAGTGATCGGCGACCGGATCACGGATGTTAAACTGGCGGTGAACCTGGGCAGTCGTGCCGTGCTGATCCGCAATTATGATGATCCGTCGGGATGGGAAAGTAAGATTGATCTTGTGGCAGGTAACTGGCAGGAGATTTATCATTACCTGGTGCGGGTGTGCCGTACGGTTGTACACGAGAGAAATACGAACGAAACAAAAATCCGTGTTGCACTTAATCTATCGGGGTCGGGCATTTCAGCTATCGATACCGGCTTGAATTTCTTTGACCACATGCTGGATCAGCTGGCCCGTCATGGAGGACTGGATCTCAGTATTACCGCAAAAGGTGATTTGCACATTGATGAACATCACACGATTGAAGATACCGGCATCGCGCTGGGTGAAGCCTTTGCGCAGGCATTGGGTAACAAACGGGGAATAGAACGCTACGGGTTTTATCTCCCGATGGATGATTGCCTCTCCTCGGTGGCAATCGACTTTGGAGGCAGAGCATGGATAGAATGGTCGGCTGAATTCAAACGGGAGAAGGTGGGCGATATGCCTGCCGAAATGTTCTATCACTTCTTTAAATCATTTTCGGATGCGGCACGGTGCAATCTTAATATCAAAGCGGAAGGAGACAACGAGCATCACAAGATAGAGTCCATATTCAAAGCGTTTGCAAAAGCAATAAAGATGGCGGTTACCCGCGACACCCGGGGAATACTGCCTACTACGAAAGGAATGATATAA
- a CDS encoding ATP phosphoribosyltransferase, translating to MTKLKIAVQKSGRLFDDSLRMLRECGIVINNGMNKLKAEAHNFPLEVYFFRDDDIPQYVQDGVADIGIVGENVLEEKKRRVENVLPLGFGRCRLSLAVPKEMDWKGIQSINGKRIATSYPDLLSDFLKRKRVRADIHTISGSVEIAPGIGLSDAICDLVSSGSTLFSNGLKEVETVMKSQAMLVAGKSLGKEKRVLLSRLLFRINALRQAGNNKYILLNVPDKKLDKICSILPGMKSPTILPLHRKGWSSVHSVVKEDDFWEIIELLKKNGAQGILVVPIEKMII from the coding sequence ATGACAAAACTTAAGATCGCAGTACAGAAATCAGGTCGTTTATTCGACGACTCCCTCCGGATGCTCCGTGAATGTGGCATCGTGATCAATAATGGAATGAATAAACTAAAGGCAGAGGCTCATAACTTCCCTTTGGAAGTGTACTTCTTCCGCGACGATGATATCCCTCAGTATGTGCAGGACGGGGTGGCCGATATTGGAATCGTCGGCGAAAATGTGCTGGAAGAGAAGAAAAGGCGGGTGGAAAACGTACTTCCTCTGGGATTCGGCAGATGCCGCCTCTCGCTTGCGGTACCGAAGGAAATGGACTGGAAAGGAATACAGAGTATTAACGGCAAAAGGATTGCAACCAGTTATCCGGATCTGCTGAGCGATTTTTTGAAACGAAAAAGAGTGCGGGCAGACATTCATACAATCAGCGGATCTGTGGAGATTGCTCCCGGGATCGGATTATCGGATGCGATCTGTGATCTTGTAAGTTCAGGCAGTACGCTTTTTTCAAACGGCCTGAAGGAGGTGGAAACGGTAATGAAGTCACAGGCGATGCTGGTGGCGGGTAAATCACTGGGAAAGGAGAAAAGGGTACTGCTTTCCCGCCTCCTGTTCCGGATCAATGCACTCCGCCAGGCCGGGAACAACAAGTATATTCTGCTGAATGTGCCGGATAAAAAGCTGGATAAAATCTGCTCGATTCTTCCCGGCATGAAAAGCCCTACGATTCTTCCGTTGCACCGGAAGGGCTGGAGCTCTGTGCACAGTGTGGTTAAGGAGGATGATTTTTGGGAAATCATTGAACTGCTGAAGAAAAATGGCGCACAGGGTATCCTCGTTGTTCCTATAGAGAAAATGATCATATGA
- the hisA gene encoding 1-(5-phosphoribosyl)-5-[(5-phosphoribosylamino)methylideneamino]imidazole-4-carboxamide isomerase — protein sequence MIDLIPAIDIINGECVRLTQGDFLRKKVYASDPLEIALRFEKAGVKRLHLVDLDGARSGSVKNLDVLRRLASGTGLKIDFSGGISDDSILKQVFDAGAAWAGIGSLAIRDPKKVKDWLLRFGKEKFLFGADVKNGRIAVKGWTEDTSLDVYSFIEMYMESGVLSFFCTDVTADGMMQGPSLDLYRSLLKRFPEMKLIASGGVRDLEDIRTLEEAGCTGVIIGKALYEGKISTGQLKREGNS from the coding sequence ATGATAGATCTTATTCCGGCCATTGATATAATTAACGGAGAGTGTGTGCGCCTGACGCAGGGAGATTTTTTGAGAAAAAAGGTCTACGCATCTGACCCGCTGGAGATCGCCTTGCGGTTTGAGAAAGCCGGAGTAAAACGTCTTCACCTGGTTGATCTGGACGGAGCCCGCAGCGGGAGTGTAAAGAATCTGGATGTCCTGCGCCGATTAGCTTCCGGCACCGGATTGAAAATTGATTTTAGCGGTGGTATTTCGGATGACAGTATTCTGAAGCAAGTGTTTGATGCGGGAGCGGCATGGGCGGGGATAGGTTCTCTCGCTATTCGCGACCCCAAAAAGGTAAAAGACTGGCTGCTTCGATTCGGGAAGGAGAAATTTCTGTTTGGGGCAGATGTGAAAAATGGCAGGATCGCGGTGAAAGGATGGACAGAGGATACATCATTGGATGTATATTCGTTTATTGAAATGTACATGGAAAGCGGAGTGCTTAGTTTTTTCTGCACGGATGTTACGGCAGACGGGATGATGCAGGGACCCTCTCTGGACCTTTACAGAAGCCTGCTGAAACGCTTTCCGGAAATGAAACTGATTGCCAGCGGGGGAGTGCGTGACCTGGAAGATATCAGGACACTGGAGGAAGCCGGATGTACAGGTGTGATTATCGGGAAAGCGTTGTATGAAGGAAAGATTTCAACAGGCCAACTCAAACGTGAAGGAAATAGCTGA
- a CDS encoding DNA-3-methyladenine glycosylase I, translated as MKKEKNRCAWCLRDPLYMEYHDKEWGRPVHDDRILFEFLVLESFQAGLSWLTVLKKRENFRKAFSGFDPKKVARYDAKKKTRLLQDAGIIRNRLKIEAAVNNAARFLEVQKEFGSFDKYIWQFTGGKTQKNHFRKLSEIPASTTLSDAMSKDMGRRGFKFRGSTICYAFMQAVGIVDDHLLSCYRRNR; from the coding sequence ATGAAAAAAGAAAAAAACCGTTGCGCCTGGTGTCTCAGGGATCCGCTTTACATGGAGTACCATGATAAAGAATGGGGTCGTCCGGTGCATGACGACCGTATACTGTTTGAATTCCTGGTTTTGGAAAGCTTTCAGGCCGGACTAAGCTGGCTCACGGTTCTGAAGAAGCGGGAAAATTTCAGAAAAGCCTTCAGCGGCTTTGATCCGAAGAAAGTAGCCAGATATGATGCGAAGAAAAAAACAAGGCTCCTGCAGGATGCAGGCATTATCCGGAACCGGCTCAAAATAGAGGCAGCGGTGAACAATGCTGCCCGTTTCCTTGAAGTGCAGAAGGAATTCGGGAGCTTTGATAAATACATATGGCAATTCACGGGAGGAAAAACACAGAAGAATCACTTCCGTAAACTCAGTGAGATTCCCGCCTCCACCACCCTATCTGATGCAATGAGTAAGGACATGGGAAGGCGGGGTTTTAAGTTCCGCGGCAGCACCATTTGCTATGCATTTATGCAGGCCGTAGGAATTGTTGATGACCATCTGCTGAGCTGCTATCGCAGAAATCGCTGA
- a CDS encoding ChaN family lipoprotein → MKKSLYVILAAIGLGFTGSKEAYKFFDQAGKESKYEAVLKAAAEADIVFFGELHDNPIHHWLQYELAKDLHELKKTNLLMGAEMLESDDQLVVNEYLTGKISEKTFKDECKLWPNHKTDYKPLLDFAKTYKLQFIATNIPRRYANLVYTKGLSALDSLEPGAKQWMVPLPMKYNGDLKCYKDIVANAGGHGGDNLPKSQAIKDATMAHFILKNWSKGKLFLHFNGSYHSNYHESICWYLKQEKPDLKIVVISSAMQKSLAVLEKENEKLGDFVLVTPENMTRTH, encoded by the coding sequence ATGAAAAAATCGCTCTATGTCATTCTGGCTGCTATTGGCCTGGGATTCACCGGAAGTAAGGAAGCCTATAAATTCTTTGATCAGGCGGGTAAGGAAAGTAAATATGAGGCGGTGCTGAAAGCGGCAGCAGAAGCTGACATCGTTTTTTTCGGGGAGCTGCATGATAACCCCATCCATCACTGGTTGCAATATGAGCTGGCAAAAGATCTCCACGAACTAAAGAAAACGAATCTGCTGATGGGTGCGGAAATGCTTGAATCGGACGATCAGCTGGTAGTGAATGAGTACCTGACCGGAAAGATTTCCGAAAAAACCTTTAAAGATGAATGCAAATTATGGCCGAACCACAAAACAGATTACAAACCCCTTTTGGATTTTGCAAAAACATATAAACTACAATTCATCGCAACCAATATTCCCAGAAGGTATGCCAACCTGGTATACACCAAAGGACTCTCCGCGTTAGACAGCCTGGAACCCGGAGCGAAGCAGTGGATGGTGCCGCTTCCAATGAAATACAACGGCGATCTCAAATGCTATAAAGACATTGTGGCGAACGCAGGCGGGCATGGAGGAGATAACCTTCCCAAATCACAAGCGATCAAAGATGCCACCATGGCCCATTTCATTCTGAAAAACTGGTCAAAGGGAAAACTTTTCCTTCACTTCAACGGCAGCTATCATTCCAACTACCATGAAAGCATCTGCTGGTACCTGAAGCAGGAAAAGCCCGACCTTAAGATCGTGGTAATATCATCGGCAATGCAGAAGTCTCTCGCCGTTCTGGAGAAGGAAAATGAGAAACTGGGCGATTTTGTTCTGGTGACGCCTGAAAACATGACCCGTACCCATTGA